A region from the Variovorax sp. V93 genome encodes:
- the iolB gene encoding 5-deoxy-glucuronate isomerase, whose translation MSLLVKAAPAGRVIAEVTPASAGWTHVGFKALRLAAGEEEVLATGARELCITVLTGQVDVTVNARRYSALGSRGSVFEDRSPTAVYVPPGREVRIVARGAAEVALSSAPAKGLHPERVIEPAQMTRCVRGQGSNTRHVCDILPQTEPAEGLLVVEVVTPAGHASSYPPHKHDTAGDGETVLEETYYHQLNPAQGFAFQRVYTDDRSLDETMAVEHRDTVLVPRGYHPCVAPHGYDLYYLNTMAGPQRHWAFRNDPAHEWMLAPR comes from the coding sequence ATGAGCTTGCTGGTCAAGGCCGCGCCGGCAGGGCGCGTGATCGCGGAGGTGACGCCCGCTTCGGCGGGATGGACGCACGTCGGCTTCAAGGCGCTGCGCCTGGCGGCCGGCGAGGAAGAGGTGCTGGCCACCGGCGCGCGCGAGCTGTGCATCACGGTGCTCACCGGCCAGGTCGACGTGACGGTGAATGCGCGGCGCTACAGCGCGCTCGGCAGCCGAGGCTCGGTGTTCGAGGATCGTTCTCCCACGGCGGTCTACGTGCCGCCGGGGCGCGAGGTGCGCATCGTGGCGCGCGGCGCGGCCGAGGTGGCGCTGAGTTCCGCGCCGGCCAAGGGGCTGCACCCGGAGCGTGTGATCGAGCCCGCGCAGATGACGCGCTGCGTGCGAGGGCAGGGCAGCAACACCCGCCACGTGTGCGACATCCTGCCGCAGACCGAGCCGGCCGAAGGCCTGCTGGTGGTGGAGGTCGTCACGCCAGCCGGCCACGCGTCGAGCTACCCGCCGCACAAGCACGACACCGCGGGCGATGGCGAGACGGTGCTGGAAGAAACCTACTACCACCAGCTCAACCCGGCGCAGGGCTTCGCGTTTCAACGCGTCTACACCGACGACCGCAGCCTCGATGAAACCATGGCTGTGGAGCACCGCGACACCGTGCTGGTGCCGCGCGGCTACCACCCCTGCGTGGCACCGCACGGCTACGACCTGTACTACCTCAACACGATGGCCGGCCCGCAACGGCACTGGGCCTTCCGCAACGACCCGGCGCACGAATGGATGCTCGCGCCGCGTTAG
- a CDS encoding Bug family tripartite tricarboxylate transporter substrate binding protein — translation MTKRTTFRLLAATLLAGLNLGAAQAQPAAYPHQPLKWVVPYAPGGTTDVIARQLAQRMGQALGQPVIADNKPGAASIIGATFIARSAPDGYTVGTVDSGTLAFNPAMYASLSYNAEKDFSFIGGLGRMPLVLAVHPAFPAKNVQEFLALVRKSPGSVSSASSGPGSPLHVALELFKQQTKTDILHVAYKGSAPALQDLMAGQVNSMFVDLPPSLSMIKAGKLRVLAVATPQRLAILPDVPTMAEAGVPGYEAYAWQGLVGPAGLPAPVLERLNKELVAALKQPETRAKLEEIGIQPMPMAPQQFADFVRSEQKLWSGVVKAANIRLD, via the coding sequence ATGACCAAGCGAACCACCTTCCGCCTCCTCGCGGCCACGCTGCTGGCCGGCCTCAACCTCGGCGCCGCGCAGGCGCAGCCGGCCGCCTACCCGCACCAGCCGCTGAAATGGGTCGTGCCCTACGCGCCGGGCGGCACCACCGACGTGATCGCGCGCCAGCTCGCGCAGCGCATGGGGCAGGCGCTCGGCCAGCCCGTCATTGCCGACAACAAGCCGGGCGCGGCCAGCATCATCGGCGCCACCTTCATTGCCCGCTCGGCGCCGGACGGCTACACGGTGGGCACGGTCGACTCGGGCACGCTGGCCTTCAACCCGGCGATGTATGCGAGCCTGAGCTACAACGCCGAGAAGGACTTCAGCTTCATCGGCGGCCTGGGCCGGATGCCGCTGGTGCTGGCCGTGCACCCCGCATTCCCGGCAAAGAACGTGCAGGAGTTCCTGGCGCTGGTGCGCAAGTCGCCGGGCTCCGTGTCGTCGGCTTCGTCGGGCCCGGGCTCGCCGCTGCACGTGGCGCTCGAGCTGTTCAAGCAGCAGACCAAGACCGACATCCTGCACGTGGCCTACAAGGGCTCGGCCCCCGCGCTGCAGGACCTGATGGCCGGCCAGGTGAATTCGATGTTCGTGGACCTGCCGCCCAGCCTGTCGATGATCAAGGCCGGCAAGCTCCGCGTACTGGCCGTGGCCACGCCGCAGCGCCTGGCCATCCTGCCGGACGTGCCCACGATGGCCGAGGCCGGCGTGCCGGGCTACGAAGCCTACGCATGGCAGGGCCTCGTCGGCCCGGCCGGGCTGCCGGCGCCGGTGCTGGAGCGGCTCAACAAGGAGCTGGTGGCTGCGCTCAAGCAGCCGGAGACGCGCGCCAAGCTCGAAGAGATCGGCATCCAGCCGATGCCGATGGCGCCGCAGCAGTTCGCCGATTTCGTGCGCAGCGAGCAGAAGCTGTGGTCCGGCGTGGTCAAGGCCGCCAACATCCGGCTCGATTGA
- a CDS encoding tripartite tricarboxylate transporter substrate binding protein encodes MTTLPFTRRHAMGALAALGGGALLPAAAQPGGYPNKPIEFIVPFPPGGGTDALARTLAEASRKYLPQSLIIINKAGASGGVGWAELVNARPDGYKIGIITVEITIIPHMGAVRFTSDDVTPIARLNADPATIAVRHDSPIRSIEELLSASRKAGAEGLKVGNAGPGSLGHLAAVMLADKTGVPFTHVPYRGAGPALLDLTGGHVEALSLTPPDMAAFVADGKVRPLAVMGAQRIGSGWEQVPTLKERGIDVQVTGWRGLAAPRNTPPEVVTVLRQAFAKSMQEPALKETMHKLNLREGYLDQPEFRAVMAQDNAMYRALINKLNLKI; translated from the coding sequence ATGACCACTTTGCCATTCACCCGCCGCCATGCCATGGGCGCCCTCGCGGCGCTCGGAGGCGGGGCCTTGCTGCCCGCTGCCGCACAGCCGGGCGGCTATCCGAACAAGCCGATCGAATTCATCGTGCCCTTCCCGCCGGGCGGCGGCACCGATGCGCTGGCCCGCACGTTGGCCGAGGCCTCGCGCAAGTACCTGCCGCAGAGCCTGATCATCATCAACAAGGCCGGCGCCAGCGGCGGCGTGGGCTGGGCGGAGCTCGTGAACGCGCGGCCCGACGGCTACAAGATCGGCATCATCACGGTGGAGATCACCATCATTCCGCACATGGGTGCGGTGCGCTTCACCTCCGACGACGTGACGCCGATCGCCCGGCTCAATGCCGATCCGGCGACCATCGCCGTGCGCCACGATTCGCCCATCCGCAGCATCGAGGAGCTGCTGTCGGCCAGCAGGAAGGCCGGCGCGGAAGGCTTGAAGGTCGGCAACGCCGGCCCCGGCTCGCTGGGCCACCTGGCCGCGGTGATGCTGGCCGACAAGACCGGCGTGCCTTTCACCCACGTGCCCTACCGTGGCGCCGGCCCGGCGCTGCTGGACCTGACGGGCGGCCACGTGGAGGCGCTGTCGCTCACGCCGCCGGACATGGCGGCCTTCGTGGCCGACGGCAAGGTGCGGCCGCTGGCCGTGATGGGCGCGCAGCGCATCGGCTCCGGCTGGGAGCAGGTGCCGACACTGAAGGAGCGCGGCATCGACGTGCAGGTCACGGGCTGGCGCGGCCTGGCGGCGCCCAGGAACACGCCGCCGGAGGTCGTCACCGTGCTGCGCCAGGCTTTCGCCAAGTCCATGCAGGAGCCGGCGCTGAAGGAAACCATGCACAAGCTCAATCTGCGGGAAGGCTATCTGGACCAACCGGAGTTCCGCGCCGTGATGGCGCAGGACAACGCCATGTACCGCGCGCTGATCAACAAGCTCAACCTCAAGATCTGA